TGCCATTTTTTTCTgtgaaactaaattttttttgaagaatctGACATGTTATTATTCAAGGAGGTACACAAACATATGTAGCCAATCAAGAAAAATGTGTGATAGGTGGATTATACTAGGAGATATTGTTGGTGTTAGTGTATCACACAAAAGATGCTTtctacaaattaaattttatggaaATTCATGTGATTTTCTAgttttagcaattttttttttagattaacgtagATGTCCGGGCTAACTTACATGTATTTCAACTAATtctataaattctaaaattaataataatgtaagTATACAATAACAATATTACACTATGCATGagtgaaaaaaaagttgaaattgtGATTGCAATACCACCTCTTAATAAAATGCAAGCAATTGTTGCTTacaaacatgctttatatttctcatttctgttttttttagatatttcaaTGATAGTATATATGTGGATAGAAGTGGTGCATCTtcgtttcatttaatttttgataaatgGATTCAaattaggggtgattattttcggtttgatttggttttcataaaaaaaaataaccaaatcaaaatttttttttaaaaaaaacaactgaaCCCGAATCGAAACCGATTCAAACtgactggtttcggttcggttcagttttttaggataaaaaccgattcaaactggtttggctcaattttgctcggttttttctggtttgactcgatttttttcagtttgggttcggttcggttttttccggtttcaggcttataaaaccgaaccgaaccggttgttttttttaattttaatcggtttaatcagttttttttcatgattctttttttttattatttttttctggtttttcagtttttttctcacctctaattcaaattatattttgatttacttatTGAATTTCATAGTTTTAATCTTGTTTCGATGGAAGTTGTGCAATGTCCCATCAAGCTTTCCTTCaaattcaactttttattttttaataattggtGGACTTTAAGCTCATTAGGGCAGCTAATCTCATTCTCAATAATCTTCACAAACCAAGTTCAAAGCCCACATAGGCCGACAATACTAATCAAGCCGAGCGCACACTAGATTTGAAAGGAAGTTAGTATTTCCTTGGGCCTTTGAGATGGAACCCACGACTCTGCTGATCCCATCATCATAACCGTTCAATCCTACGGTCAAAAAGCAATCTTCAGTTATTTCAGTCACGGGCAGGCAGAGAGGGAGATAAATGCACACAAAGGGCGAGAGAAGAAACCCCACAAGGAAGAGAGGCTTTGGTTGAGAGAAACCGAGCAAACAGAGAGAGACTTGCAGAGCCACAAACACAAAGAGGCagatttaattttcttcttacaGAGAGAtactcttgttttgttttaaagaaaattttgctTCTCTCTATACAGAGAGCAAGTAATATCATATTGTGCTTGCTCTTGAAGGAGTTTCATTTCTCATGCTATTACCTCTTGGTAGGATacttgtcttcttcttcccccaTCTTCTATCCTTCTCTCTCTTAGCAAGTCAATTTGTTGAATGGATTTGAGAAAGATTTGCTTTTGATTTCTGTTTTACACCTGTAGATGTTGAATCGATAGCAACACATTTTCTTTCCAGAAAATCTATGAGTCAAGAGTTCGATATATAGGTTCTAACCACAAAACTTCATCTTCTGTTAATTAAGAAAACCCCAGATGAGTACTCTAAAAAATCACCTTCTTTTGGCTTCTAATTAGCCAATTCAACAAGTTCTTAAATTTTCTCTTCTGGGCCGTTTTAATTTTCTCACTTCCCAACTCAAAAGGTTTAGAATTTGTCAGATTTTCACTTCCgggatatttttgttttgctcaaaGTTTTGAATTGTATCTGTTCTAACTTCTGGGTTggtgtttgtttcttgttttctgtAACAGACatggagaaagaagagagaaaccagAGAGCTACTTGTAAAGGTTTAGAACCAGAGTTTTTCTTGCAGTGGGGAAATAAAAAGAGGCTTAGATGTGTTAGAGTTAGAGACCCTCAAATCATTTCTCAGAGATCTGATGGTGTTTTTCGCAGGAAAACCACTTCTAGGATTGATAGATTTGTTGTCTCTTCTGCTACTACAGAGAAAGACACTTATCTTCCTCAATCTAATCGCCTCACAAGGTTAGATTGATTTGTCTCTGTAACAGGACATTTCTTCAACTTTCTGGCCTGGTGTTTGACGCTTTTTTTGGTggagtttttcttgttttttctcagcaaccaaacagagaATTAAAAAGTCCCCAACTGAGAAATGAGGTTGGAAGATTGCTTCTTGTTCCGTGTTTGGTGGCCGagaaagtttaaaataaaattcggATTTGAATTAATGTGACTCATCTTGTTTTGGTATCCTAATTTTGATTGATAGGATAATTCTGATTTACGAAAGAAATATGTCGGGTTCTTTCTTGTCATCCTTCTTTTGGTTGATGAtcaaagagaagaaattaaaaatagttttttttttctttcatataatgagatttatgtttttgtttcttttagatCCCAATTCCCAGGCAAAGACTAAACTGTGACTTAAAAACCTGAACGATAAAATCTGAAATCTTGATTCTGTGGATATGGTTGGATGCAGGAATTCTGAAGCAGCGATACTTAGGTCCAGTGTGACTGAGAACAGGAAATCATCTTCACCGGAGAAGGAGGACCGGTGCTATACTACAAGAGGGTCAGGGATTCTGGATGAGAATGGCAAGGTTTCAATGGATGGTAACAATGGAGATGATAAAGGACATGTTTGGCCAAAACTATTCATTACTTTGTCAAGcaaagagaaagaggaagatTTTATGGCTATGAAAGGGTGTAAGCTTCCTCAAAGGCCTAAAAAGAGAGCCAAAATTATACAAAGAAGTTTACTTGTAAGTCTCTTGACGATAAATGCTCTCTTCTCCCTTTTGGCTTTCCTCTTTCTCTGtgattcaattaattattgtatGAAAAGGATTTCTGGGTTTGGTTTCTGTGATTGGGGTTTGTTTGAGCTTTTCAGGGTTTTATctcttttatgtgtttttaatttctttttcggTTTTCGGAATCTTGGTGGGTGGCAGTTGGGAAGCCCTGGGGCATGGTTGACTGATATGTGCCAGGAGAGGTATGAAGTCAGAGAGAAGAAGAGTTCTACTTCTAAGAAGGTATTAAATTGTCCTCCTTTTATTTCCTTCCCTTCTCTTGAGATCTGAATGATTTCAATCTCGCCTGCAGAATcgataacctttttttttgtctggatATGACACAGAGACCAAGAGGATTGAAGGCCATGGGCAGTATGGAAAGTGATTCAGAATAACATTCGTTACATTTTAGCAGCAGAGAGgcttattgtttttctattgaattttttgggatttttttgggAGAAGATGATTAGTTGGTGGCTGGAATCTGTTGCGAGGAAAGATAGAGAGAGTAAGCAGTCTCTGCATGGATTGTATGTTTGTTGCTGTAATGTATAGAGTAATTTTTCTGCTGTCTTACCACCACCATTCTAACCAAAGTACAGCCATCCCTGTCTTTTATCGAAATTGTCTCCCCCCCATTTCTCTAATCTCAAGAACGATGTCGAGATCCAGTTTTCCTTGTCATGGGAAAAAGAAATGCAATGAGATTCCTTCCCTTCCCTAAATCCAATGCCAAAAAGGCAAGAACCTCTCGTAAAGGCATGAATGATATCAAGCGGGCATCGTGTTATGGTCTAAACTCGAAATAACTTGTCGAGTATGATGGCTCACCTTGCGGCGTCTTCTGCGGATAGTTTTTGGGAAATTTCTTTattcttgcaaaatattttcttaaaaatatgtAGTTTTCCATTATGAAAAGCCATTTGTTCggtaaaaaataagaattaattgatGATGAAATCAATGATTTAATGAGAAAGATAATCTCCTAAGTTTCTGTGTTCTTCTCATGGTAAGTTGGATTTAAATCAATTAAGTGCTTCCAGCTTTTGTGCAATGTCATATGGTtggtggttattttttttaatattttttattaaaaaatatattaaaataataattatttttaatagtaaaatgatttaaaaatattgaaataaattaatttttttgaaaaattatttaaccaaCCAAACATTTAactttcaactatttttttacatcCTCGACAATTCATATGGACATATCCAGCATCGCACCGATTCGctaatccaaaaccaaaaactTGCCTTTTCAGCTGTTAGATCAACAAACATTGACACTTCCCATCACTTGTGATGCTGCTGCTCTCGTACAGGGGCACTGATTTCACAATCATAGCGCCAAATATATCATGCAACTCATTTTGTGCAGCTACTAgtcatttaaatgtgaattgtttcatatatatatatatatatatatatatatatatatatatatatatatatatgactgtGTTGTGATTTTCCAATGACATGTTGATGTGAACTGTTTTACAATTATTTCAATGATGAaccttttcattatttttttcacccaacatttttttctattacattCTTGCATGTTTTGTTTGTAGTGCTTTGTGAGCTAGAGTATTTCTCTTTACATGTTCTTGAGAATTTAAGTCAAAGCTTGATTATAGACAAATTTAATTAGACATAGCATAAGGATATAATTAAACGAAAAAGTACCTGGTAAccgtaaaaaaaactatatagttAATCTCAAATTCGcatgaaaaaatatgttttatttcatatattcttcattgactttttttatgaTCTCTTTGCCTTTAAAGTTTTAAGTTTtggttcaaatttttattttgttaatattcaaATCCCTGAGTTTgataagaagagagaaagttttTAGAAAATGGTGGAGAAGAGTTATTGGCAGATCACattatggaaataaaaaattcaattttggtgtCGATGAATTTCATTAGATGAGAGAGGTATCATTAAGGTGTTGCTTTTTTATCTCTTGTCAAACCAAAGTTGTTGACcgaaaagtaaataataaatgaaatctAAATGAGTTCATTATCACGTGACTAACCTTGATTCAAAATCTAAATGGATCTATGGTATCAAGTGACCGAtcttgacaataaaaaaaaatctaaataggtCTATGTTATTAGATGACCAATCTTAAAGTCAAATAAATAGTCTTAATAGAATGTGACTAcccttaaaatcaaataaatagtcTTATTACAAGGtgactattttaaaaatcaaataactaaTAGTCTCATCAGAAGGTAACTACcctcaaaatcaaatcaaagaaataaacatattatcatCGAGAGGTAAATACTCTCAATTGTAGAGTTTAGTTTAACTTCCCAGGAAATGGAATTAGATCAAAACATATCTTGATTGCATACTCGACTTGAGCTTCCTAATGATATGgcttgagattattttttttcgcaAGGCTTACACTTTTTTATGACGGAGATGAGTCTTTTTATGATAGTTGAACTTTCTTAGATTTTCTTCGCAAGAGTTTCTCCCTTTCGatctctttgtttgtttgtttctttttatgtctTTCCTATTTATATTACGTGGGATACCtagcaaaaatagaaaaaactaaattagaaaaataatgaagcaattatattattttcttcttgaccatggattcctaattaattaatttctcttcCTAACGTGTAGAATCTCtttcattagtttttcaattttgtctgaTCCTaccatttattttccttttccttttttcatataatctttcattattattttttaatcacacTAGTCCCTTgttatcatttctttctttttatttcactcctttaactcttttctttcatttttttatgatcatcatacgtataaaaataaatagagaaattgGAGGTAAAAAATGGGTTCTAACAATAATTAGGATTCATGTCATCAAAAAGATGTAACAAGTTATACCCCAAATATCAACTCaacacaattttcttttatcatagGATTAGTTCTGTCATGTCTCGACACCAATGAAGGTCATCATCAAAGGTTGCACGCCATCACATATGTTGCCACATGGTTGTAACCTTGTTCACTCGTTGGCACACCAAGcaattttgctttattttctcACTCTAGTCCCTAACTCTTGAACAATTCTTCATTTCAATTCCCAATTTATCCTAATTGAGCTCCATGAAGGCCTAATCAAAccaaggaaagaagaagaagagaaaggaaaagaaagagaaaaatagcCTAATCAAACCTAGCAAGGAAtaaaggaagaggaagaaaaagagaaagggaaaaaagagaaataaaaaaaaatacactagcATGCCAAACAATGTTTAAGTATGATCATGTCGTCATAACCACTTACCAGTATTCTATGTACGCAACTCTCATCTGATTCTATGTTTTATTAGTTATTAGTGCATACGCATGAATTATCTATATAACATCTACCTGAAAGCCCTATCTCACAAATAAACAGCGCGACGCttataaaaacatgttgttttttatagattaCTTGTGTGGTAAAGATAATTATTCTTCATTATCATCCCTACATGATATATTTGCAACTTCACTCTTTGCAAGACAATTTCATGTGATCTTAGATATATAAATACCTAAGGTAACCAAGTGATAATATAAACAAATCTACAGAATAACATAAAACCACacgcaaaacaaaaacaataaacattCTTATAtgatctcattctttttattatatgttattttcttttacatgtTTAGTAACTTGAGCATAAGTGGATCTCTTATCAATGTCTTAGACTTGTTTTGTGGGAGTTTATGAGCTATTAACCTAGCCAAAAATTGCACTAGTTACGAAAATACATAGAttcaatttgaagtttttttatttatttttttgactccTTCACATCTAATAagaagtgaaataaaaaattgaaaagattgaaactttgaaaCCCTAAACCTGTCTTCCGCTcattagaaatatttaaaataaagccAGAGCTCCAGACAGACTCTGTTGATTATAACATCACAAACAACATCCTCTGTTTTTGCTAACTCCAAGGATCATGAATAACTACTTTCATCAATTTTCTAATTAACAATTTGAAATCTTTAACCAATGCAAGGACAACAAACCTAAGAAAAAGTCGAAAGCATGCCATGCGTGCTCTGATTAAGCATCCTCAACCAGAGGAAGCTGAGCTACCTTTTTTCCTATAATTACACAAATGAAATTACTGACAGTGAGATTATCATTAACAAACTGTGTTCTACCTGGTATTATGGATGAACTGGAACACATTGGCGTCAGTATTAGCATCCCCAGTTGATGTGTCCTgatcaaattaacaaaacatcTTAAtagctaaaaagtaaaaaccagTTAACAAAAGACTGTTAAGAGTTAACTTTCTAGTTTTCTGCATGGCTTAAGCAGTAAGGAAATCATTCACTAAACAACAAGAAGTACCAAAATGAACCCATCAGTGAATTGGTAAAATGGAaagattttatcattaaaaataatgaaaaaatgttTCATTTTACCTGAATGGAAGACCTGGAAGCAGAAGTCATGGGAAGAGAGGGAGgttgatgacgacgacgacttAAGAGTGGCGAAATGATACTATTTCTCCTCTTCCATTGAAATTTATTGAAGGAGAAAATGTAGCGGAGACGCAGTGAATTGCCATGGTCTTCAATGCCAAGCATTCGACAAAAACTAGATACTATCTAGTTAGTTCTGCGTGTCAGAGCTTTGCTGTTTGGGTAGCTAAGGCTAGGAAGATACAGCTACTTTCATCTAATGGGTTTCTGTTCTTTTCTCAATTTTGTTAAGAAACTTTGCCTTTCCTCATGTTCTAAGACGAAAacaaatccttttcttttatttcttttttaaaaaaagaagtgaattTCATCACACAAACAGGCCATAGCCCAAAAGTTTCACAAGGGCAACCAGATTCAGATAAAACGTCCAACACAATCCATTCTAGAAAAGCAATCTTGTCTTTTGTCCATTATTTTGTTTGGGATATGGAATCAACCAGGATGATGCTATGTGACATGGGAGCCAAGCATAGGAGATGGGACAAAATCAACCTCCTTTCCGAAACTTATTTTTTGCACCAGCACGATGATGATGGAAGATTGTATAAACTTAGTTCTTTATACACTGTGTTAccaaaggaattaaaaaaagaaaaaaaggaactgATGAATCGCATTCTCACTTTATAAACTCTCGCAAGATCTTTTcatcaaacattattttgacATCAGAAGTTCAACTTCAAATGGTTCTTACTCTTAACCCTTCGCAATGTTACGGTACCTCTTCGAAATAAGCAAGAGTCCATAGTACACAGGAGGAACAAACCAAAGGCCAGcttattgtttttagtttgcAGAAACATTGTATCTATCCACATCATTCCATGATATGCTCCACTTTCTGACGTTCTGCAGAATCCTACAGAGACAAACAACAAAAGAACACCTTACCCCAACAGGAATGATGTTTCCACACTATGCAATTCATAGTTTATTGTAATCCCATGGTTAATGCAATGTACAAGATGACACAACGTAACAACCAGAGTGAATGATACAGTACTGGGAATGCTTGGATTCTGGAATCAATCAGCTCTGTGATGTTGTGTGGAAGTAGtttcataataaaaatgatgatgatcGTAGTAatgaacatataaaaaaagtcaaatccTCCTCCATAGTTtagaagggaagaaaaattaTCTACCTCTCCAGAAAGTGATTGAAATCTATGCATGAAATTTCAAATGTACATGACataaatcaagttaaattttatttaattttagctaGTTGACCAGCGCTAAAAAGATTATACAATCGTTATCaacatattttctaataataagaaaaattataattgtgaattcaaaatttaatgcgTACTAAAACTGATCAAGGTTTATATAcactaataaatattaaaaagagtttttaacaccaattaaaaaccaagtaaaaaaattaaaagataaatacaaattaaaatatataatcttgTGTTGTAGGGAgccctaaatttttatttatttatttatatggcaataattttatttatacataagaagatttaagaaaaaaaaactaaatcatgtgaCAGGAGTAGTATATCACAAGAGAAAAAACACATGGGATTGtaatagtgttttttcttttcttttttttcctagtccttcggtttttttcattttgatcctttatttttttgggttatcttATTAGCATGATCTGGGTTGTGGGGTTTGGTCGTCTTaccttgttttgatttatttttttaggttttttttgtttttttttttcaagtttcatcCTTCTACAATGTGGGTCCACTAATctagtaataatttaaacttctttgaaacaaaataatttcctAGTTTAACTCCTTTTTGTATTAATATTTgttatctctaaaaaaatattttatctagatcatttatttaataaaattaaaaaacaatcaattaaaacccATTTATcctattattgaatttaatatgttcaatttgttttcaacaatttttttgctagaatatttattttcaaaacatcttATTAAACTCATAAAAGCTTATTTTgactaacaataataatattcttataattttgacACGAATGTATTATGAAAATAAGAATAATGCATCGTCCATGCATTTGCTATAGAGAGTTTTTTAgcagtgttattaaacccgacctAACATGACGGGTCAAATTGGAGTCGAGGCCCTCCACCCAACTTCATGCGTGACccatgtttcaaattaaatcatgcaGGAACTAACCTGGTATGACttagttgatttgaaaaatccAAACGTGATTTAGTTGACCCAGTCAAAACCTggttttactaaaaaaaattaaatatattattttaattttaaaaaatattgtgatgGTGACATTTTAGATCTACCTAGGTCTTTAAAACATCATTGTTTACTCGTCaacaatgttattaaacccTACCAAACTTATTGAATCAACATGGTGATCCATCGACCTAACCTCTATACAGGGTTTCAAAGTTAACAGAATGAGAGTTGACTAAGTATGGCCTCACCGTCCTAGCTAGTGCACTTGTTACTTAGTTGAGTCAGCCAAAACTTGGTTTgccttttaaacaaaataaaaacaatttaagattCATAATGTACGACATCATCTTGGATATATCCAAGTCAAACCAGGTTTACCCATCCAATTAATAATCTAGGTTATGGCCCTTATCAGGtataataacctttttttttttaaattcatttattatttaattgaacaatcataaaaagatatttgcaatgaaaaatattatgtaagagAAATGTattatttcaatctcaattCTATTTCCTTGTTAATAcatcttttcatgttttttaacataaatatttttgttaattgtgagcaatgttttttgaaacaaaaacctatcatcatttcaaaaaacaagttaaaaaaaacatattaaaatataactcAACATTTTGAGTGCGATTACGaggaaaaataaatgtaataaatTCATGTTAGAAATCTATCAAAAAATTTGtagaacataatttttattttcattaaatattcatgagaaatatttttttttgcatattagacaaacaataattgaaaataaaattgtcaatatttttataaaaatctataatattatttaagaaccataaaaaaaattaataataattaattatcaatgtcaaataattttaatagtgCATTTCAACCAAAATACAAatctttgagaaaaaaaaataaaacgggATTGGGCACCTATGCCAAGAAGGTTGGGCTAGCACATATGGTCTAATAGAAAAAAAGGCTTATATATATAGGGATGTCAATTTAATCTAAACTCAATGAATATTAACCTTACTTGAatgagtaaatattttttttttaacctaataaataaaaaataggataTTAATATTGTCAAACATGAATCCGAAACATGTCCGAACATAATCcgaaatatatattgatatcatataaatatatttgtagaatatttagatttttaatacaatattataCACACATACTTTAATATTGACATAAAACAcacatataataatatttttcattttttcatttaatatatatatatatatatatatatatatatattaactatttattttttattaattaataaataatagtaaataataGTTATTCATTAGATAACCAAAACTTGATGaatagtttataaatatttaaattttttacttgatgAATAATAAATAGGGTATGGatattaagaaataagaaatcTAAGCCGCGTAGTACCCATTGTCATCCCTACTTCCGTGACTatccttcatctttttctttttttacgtAAGGGCAAACGACCCTTTACAAtgcattatttgattgtctagaTTTCAGCTACCAAAAAGATGGCCATAAAATAAGATTATGGTATTTTAgacccaaaaatcaattttaacccattttaactttaaaacacaacatGCTTAGAACTTCAATAGACTACTTTCTCAACTCCAAACACTCATAAACtgattcaaaaacacaaaattaaattgaaaataaatctttcaatctaatatattttttcaaacaatatcaaaaattaaaaaaaaatactgtaatGACACTCCTCTCATCAAGGAGAATATATTaagatcaaatttatttattttccataaaaTTTAGCTAGTTAACCACTTTCTCTCGCTTCTCTTTTAAACTCAGGAAATGAAATGTGAACaaactataatattaaatcaaaacttataattttcaaacttaaaagaaaaaaaaaacttaaaaaaaatctgaaagcaaaattcttcaaaaagaCACTAAATGAATAGTGTAAAAAAGATTGCATTTTGCCTTAccattaattttgatcctcttgatttttattttttacaaacaataaaaccgatgttttttataaaaatgagaaccaacCTAGTGTCAAGACTTGTTTTAAACCAttataacttcatagaaagcaatCTAAGCAATCTGAAATAAATTACCAAGCCCTCTTCCTAATTATTGCAAtgtgaaatgatgaaattaaaaaaaaaaattgataactgaaata
This window of the Populus trichocarpa isolate Nisqually-1 chromosome 13, P.trichocarpa_v4.1, whole genome shotgun sequence genome carries:
- the LOC7474661 gene encoding uncharacterized protein LOC7474661 isoform X2 is translated as MEKEERNQRATCKGLEPEFFLQWGNKKRLRCVRVRDPQIISQRSDGVFRRKTTSRIDRFVVSSATTEKDTYLPQSNRLTRNSEAAILRSSVTENRKSSSPEKEDRCYTTRGSGILDENGKVSMDGNNGDDKGHVWPKLFITLSSKEKEEDFMAMKGCKLPQRPKKRAKIIQRSLLLGSPGAWLTDMCQERYEVREKKSSTSKKRPRGLKAMGSMESDSE
- the LOC7474661 gene encoding uncharacterized protein LOC7474661 isoform X1, translated to MLLPLDMEKEERNQRATCKGLEPEFFLQWGNKKRLRCVRVRDPQIISQRSDGVFRRKTTSRIDRFVVSSATTEKDTYLPQSNRLTRNSEAAILRSSVTENRKSSSPEKEDRCYTTRGSGILDENGKVSMDGNNGDDKGHVWPKLFITLSSKEKEEDFMAMKGCKLPQRPKKRAKIIQRSLLLGSPGAWLTDMCQERYEVREKKSSTSKKRPRGLKAMGSMESDSE